The stretch of DNA aaaagacTAGGGAAGTTGGCCGATATAATCGGTCCGATATTGGCACAAAACTGTTATattggtcaatatcggtatctgttTTTTCCCATGATGAAGACcgatttaaaaaatgctttatacaggcctatgggctcccgtattttccagcatgaaaaaTGATGACCCCTTCAAACCGCATCTGAAGAAAGTGAAGtaagtatttttgagtttggaaaagttaatgctcggtgtaggcgttcgtttcgatgtgaaatcaatgcgcccaggaaggaagttccggttatgcttaaaaggaccaaaatacggcaaaaaaactgtaatgtaatgtaatactgtacatgttatcatgaatgtacctgttactacatacagcatgtatataaaaccatagaaccttgttggaggtttttggaggtgctttaatagcagtctttgtaggcggtatagatgtgtcccattacgtgcagtaatgagctgtttcTTTTgatctctttttatatctttagaacgcgcataaaaaagaaagacgtgtgttcatgtctcacataggattgtggatgatgggcaacatttttgaaaaagtgcagttttcttttaaatacaaatatcttTTGTCTTTGCATCCGAAGGCGAGTCCAACCCCCACAGGATTCAGGAGAATGTGCGCTCTGCCAGCAATGGAAGCATGTCTGTGTTCAGTCTGGGATTTGGAAATGATGTGGACTACTCCTTCTTGAATGTGCTGAGCCAACAAAACAAGGGACTGGCTCGCAGAATTTTCACGGGCTCAGATGCAGCTCTTCAACTCCAGGTGCAGAATGATGGCTATGAATTCTTTGTATTTACCAATTTTAGTATAATTTAATATAGACAAAGCAAAGGACAGACGTTCTACATATAAAATGTAATAGAGTGGAGTCTCTAAGGTCAAGCGCATTCCATCCCGGGACACTGGTTGCTAGGTACACATAGAATCCATTAATCTCGTAGGAAAATGGAAATTATGTGCAGAGGGAGATTACTGCATGTGCTGCAGAGGTCTTCACATAAAGACTGAACCACCTGTAGATTACTTCCCACTgcacatttccatccatccattcattttataCCACTTATGCTGTGCATGGTTgtgggaagctggagcctatcccagataactttgggtgagaggcagggtacaccctggactggtcaccagtcgaTCACAGAGCacgtataaacaaacaacctttcacacagTCACTGAGTGGGAACTGCACAGAAGCCAGGCGAGTTAACCTCAATTAGTGACTcagtgtacattttcttctcatctaTTTATATCAATGGGAAGTTATTTTTGACTGAGCAGACAGGACAGAAACATGTTAGTATATAATAACTTACATTTCTGGTCAGTGTTCCATTCTTGACCAACTCTCCAACATCCAGTCGTTGGAGCTCGCAAGTGCTGGTtgcatcaggaagggcatccagcATAAATTAACTAAGATGAAGAAAAAATCGTCACTCATCTTGAACTTGGAAAGATGCTTTTTACACATGGATTtgtttggatttatttatttattccaggATTTCTATGAGGAAGTGTCCAGCCCACTACTTTCAGAAGTGAATGTACGTTACCCGGACAATGCAGTGGACTTCCTCACCACCAACCACTTCAGCCAGTTGTTTAACGGCTCAGAGATTGTGGTGGCTGGTCATCTGACAGACAACAACCTGGACAACTTCCTGGTGGAAGTTATTGCCCAGGGGGTGAGGAAAAGTTTGATATTTGTTGGCCCTTTTCCTAAAACATTCAGTCCTATGGAGACATTGTCTAATGCTGTGCAAATCTCCATCAATAGTGTGAAGAGAATTTCCAAGTACAGGGCAAGGCCAGTGCTCTGGACTGGGGCACTATTTACCCAGATGAAGAGTACATCTTTGGGGATTTCACGGAGCGCCTATGGGCGTACCTCACCATCCAGCAGCTCCTGGAGAAAAGGTCAGTCAAGCTTAAACATGAGTTGCTGAAACATTTCTTACGAGCCTAAGAAAAACAGTGGGACACCAACCACTCAGACAGGTggaagactttttttccttgttgcGTTACATATTTGCATGGTCATGTGTTGTCAGGCGGAGTTCATAGGTCAAAAGCATTCGTGTCCCATACAACAATGAAAATTGGCGGTGTCAGGTGGTAGTCTGTGGGGGTAACAAATATTGAGGTCTTCTTTCTTACAGCAAGAGTGGCAGTCAGGACGAGAAAAGTAACGCCACAGCCAAGGCCCTGGACATGTCCCTGCGGTACAGTTTTGTCACCCCTCTCACCTCCATGGTGGTCACCAAGCCTGAAGATGAGGACAAACCAGACAGCACCCTCATCGCTAATAAACTGACTGAGGGTAAGACACATCGTACAAGACATACTCTTATGAAAGACATCCATCTATTTCTATACCAGAATATACCTGTTGAGGGTCAAGGGagactggagcctatcccagctgacatgtTGTGAGAGGCAGAGTACTCGCTCGACTGATCACCTGTCTTTATCAAAAGTATACAAATATACTCAAAAGTagagtttttaaattaaatgtatctGGTGCCccttgtaaaataataataacaaatttaaaaatcacAATTCAGTCcaacatggcaataaagataattacacatccTGTAATTCATCAATCGTTCTGTTCATagattcaatagtatttcattCCAACTATGTAACGTTCTTGACTTCCACAGTTCATGTACGCATCCAGTTATGGATCCATCCAGTTAAGAAACATTAAACACAATTAGAAATTAAACAAAAGCAATTATCAAACTGACAATAAAGCCGAAGTCAagtcaacacaaaaaaacatatgaagATTTTTCAATTCATGataaaataatagcaacaatAACATGTATGtgccaaaaaacacatttctgtaATGAAGTTCAGGGTGCGCAGAgctcacttgacttttttttactacGACTAATGCAATGAGGACTtttattgtatgtacagtatatgcatctTACTACTGAGTTATTTTGGCTTACACGGACAGCTAAGAATGCTTTTAACCAGTTAGTGCTTACTATCATTTCTATACTTACTAGAATGTTCTTAAGCGTTTACATTATTTGTCATTAAACTGtgctatttatttaataatatcttttatgtttcattttgagatgtttttgaaaagaaaaatgtattaaaaaaaaatgtattattatgtcttcatatgcatttaaaatatatatattttgctaAATAATTCATGTCAAGACATAATCTTATATTTTAAGTTTAGCTGTGTGTCAGGATATTGTTTCCATATCCTACTAGagtaataaatgtttctttgAAGACAAAATGTTGCAATTATTTGTTGCTGTTGTAATTTTTTGCTTCCTGTTTTCTGACAGAGGAAAGACAACAGGCAGAACGAACTGGTAAGACAACccctccccccttttttttaaccaaaatgcATGACTATAGCATATATGTGTGATATTGCGTCTTTGTGTGTGGTGTACAGGACATTATTCCACTTCAAGCACACCCTCCTATCACTTCACCAGTGCAGCACCAACATATCTCGGTAAGTAGTATCCACACAACCACAGTAATAATCCAAAACAGAATCACTTTTAGCTTGATGTCCATTTTGATTTGTTCGTCTGCAGTGGATGGAGATCCTCATTTCATCATAGAGCTCCCAGACAGAGATGATGCTCTGTGCTTCAACATCAATGACCAACCAGGGACTATTTTCAACCTGGTTAAAGACCCAAAGTCAGGTCAGCCCAGATTCTCATTTGGATCACATCTTTCTTACTGATTTACATCAGGAAAATATACCTCCTTGTGCTAAACATAACCATTAATGCAATATTATTTTCCATATTACATCttgagtagggttgggcattgtttgaatttgatcGATTTGGAATCCTCATTTCGTTTCCAGTTTGTAATGATTCTTGATTCCGAtccttttaagaggcagggccATAAAAGTTTGGGTGGTTTAAATGAAGGTGCTAACCAGAGTTCCAGGCCAGTGTGGCGGGGTGTTCCCCCGGAGCACGCCTCGCGACGGAGGTGGAGAGCTGCAGCAGGTGAAAGGGGCTTCATGCAGCCCGGAAATGGTGCTTGGAACCTGGCCATAACAGTGAGGTGTTCCGCCTGGCGCACACCCAGAGAGGCTCCAGGAGAGGTGGAGAAGAGCAGCGGGGAACTAGACCGCCAGCAGCTTGGACAATAGTGCCTGGAGCCAGGCCAGAAGGGGAAGCTGCTCCACCTGGAGCACACCCAGCGAGGCTCCAAGAAAGGTGGGGAAGTGCAGCGGGGGAAGGGGCTTCATGCAGCCCGGAAACAGTGCTTGGACCTCAGCAATACCGGTCATCAAACTGGGCATCAAAACCAGGATTCAAAATTAAATTATTTGAACAATCCCGGGACTAACGTTCTGATTGTTCTCGTCCATGCTTAAGACTCGATGCCTAAATTTGAGGGACTCTGACAAGCACAACTACATGTCTCCTCAGGTGTTTTGGTGAATGGCCAGATCATTGGAGACAAGCAAATTCCTCCCGATGGCAAAATCAACACCTACTTTTGGCGTTTTGGCATCATTCAGCAAAGGTTAGGAGTGAGATTGGAGGTGAGCACTAAAAGCATCTTAGTGCTCCAAGACGGCAAGCGGGTGAGGTTGCAGTGGTCTAACACAACAACCCTCAAAAGAGACAAGTGAGTGCTTGCACAATGAGGATTACACTCATCAACCACAGCATTAGATAACTGCACAATCTCATGAGGCATCACCACTTCAAACTCTAACCACAATCATAAACATGTTGTGAATGGATAACTCAATCAATCACAAAAGAACATTCTTCTCATTGTAAAGACAGATTTTAAATACAGTTGTAGTGGATTCATTCTCATTAGATTTTGCAATTGTACCTCATGTTGCGGCTGGTATAtcccaaaacaaacacactcaTATCGCTTCTTTCTTCCTTTCTACCTAGCATGGATCTTCTTTTGACCAAGGACCGCAGCCTAACGGTTACTCTAAAAGATTCTGTCAAGTTTGTGGTCCTGCTACACAAGGTGTGGAAGAACCACCCATACCACCAGGACTATTTGGGCTTCTACACACTGGACACGCACCTGCTGTCCCCGTCCGTACACGGCTTGCTAGGTATAACAACACGCTCATCAAGTAAACACAGTGGCGTCTCTAACATGGAATACTCTAAAGGTTGTACGAATTGGAATTCTCATACAATTGTCATTGCGTGCGAGGTAATGCAAGATATCTTGCCAATTTTACAATACTTTCAATTAGTGAGCATCTAAAGTAAAAATCCCCGAGTGTGACTTTTTGTGATGCCAACACAGAAGGGCACCAGTGATGGCCAAGAGCAGAAATATGATGATGACCATAGTACAGTAAATGGACTCACATCTctttcctggctgctcagtattCACAATGTATGAAAGTAAGCTGCCTTTGAACTTAAGCAGACACACTACGTTGTTCAGTCAGGAATAAAACAATATGGCTGACTTAACAATATATTGACAATACGTTGCGTGTCATCAGACAGTACACAAGTAGAGTATATCCGCGCCGATCCCTGtgaaatagaaagtggtttgatggcccTATCTGGCGGGAAAAAacagtgctgcagctatgaatctagcagagggcgctgtctcacaattcaattcacaaCATTTTTCAGCAGGAAGAAGCTTTGacaagaaatactgtaaataggcATAAATAGGAATTTTTATGGGGGCATCCAgtattttttgccattcgcaGGGGCTCTTGGAACGCAGCCCTCGCAAATAGCGGGGAtgtactgtgtacatacaagtaCTATTGTTTCACCATCCTAAGTATTATACGCTATTACAGTAAAGAATGTTAAAAGGTTACTTAAACATGCCTTGTCTCTCAAAGGAATTATTTCACTTATGATCACTTGTCTTGAACATGTTGGGGGACCAAAAGTGTCCCGGAACAGATCACGGTTGACTTGACAGGATGGTGTTTAAGATGGGTCAAACTGGGTGGTCaggatttgatttcattttgttgGACTTGAACCACAAGTGTCGAATTTGATGTGTAATGTTCACATTTGATACTGCTTAGGAATGCAGTATACAGTCGTCGCTCATGGCGGTTAATTGCTGTTAAATTGCTGTGTTAAATGatttccgcaatataggattcgATGTTAAtaatgctgcagggactcgagacggctgcTGGCTAGCAAACGAGCGAGCAAACCAGTTAgccttgtatttatttcttttaaacttaagaagccaaatactcaccacttccacacgggatgggaggataactttttatCCACTCCGTCatatcggacatgccatggctgacttcatgtgGTGTTCAGGTAATGTAATCTTACAATGGTGGCTTATCATCACCCAGGTCAGTTTTACCATGGGATTGAATATGAGGTCACAAACGTGCATCCAGGAGAAGTCCCAGAGAAACCAGATGCCACCATGTATGTCAAAGGACAGGAGCTGAATGTGACCAGGTAGGCCACATACCTGAGAGTATGCATTGATAGTGTTGTAAACTACTGACTATGCATGTGATGTGAGGTTATTGACCCAATGCGATGTTTTGTTGATCCACAGAGGCTGGCAAAGAGACTTCAGGAGAGATGTGAAGAACGGAGAGAACGTTCCCTGTTGGTTCATTCATAATAACGGAACAGGTCTCATTGATGGAGATGCCTCAGACTACATTGTGTCTGGCCTCTTCAAAACATTTTAGAAATGAAAGTTTTGACTCAGAAAAGTGTCAAAAAACGTCACTGTCTTTCCCCATA from Dunckerocampus dactyliophorus isolate RoL2022-P2 chromosome 8, RoL_Ddac_1.1, whole genome shotgun sequence encodes:
- the LOC129185986 gene encoding inter-alpha-trypsin inhibitor heavy chain H3-like, coding for MGVLGIGLLLLWGSACLWLASPAQGDLLIPGQDGPFKETGGPARTQQKRSTADVTVEVYSVTVDCTVTSRFSHTVMTSKALNKANVSQEIFFEVDLPKTAFITNFSMEIDGQVYVGEVKEKEKAKKQYEKAVSSGKTAGLVKVSGRKMEKFSVSVNIAAQSNVTFVLTYEELLQRKQGQYEILTRVKPKQLVQEFQIVANIYEPQGINFVDAHATFLSNDLLPLVEKTVSEKKAHISFSPTLEQQRKCPGCDGSLIDGDFLIKYDVNHDTRLGEIQVVNGYFVHFFAPPGLPRVPTNVVFVIDRSGSMGGIKMDQTREAMLKILQDLKEDDYFALIPFDHEIISWKKTLIKATKENVAEAMSYTRSIFARGGTNINDAVLKAVEMLLTDKAENRVPQRSIDMIILLTDGMPNGGESNPHRIQENVRSASNGSMSVFSLGFGNDVDYSFLNVLSQQNKGLARRIFTGSDAALQLQDFYEEVSSPLLSEVNVRYPDNAVDFLTTNHFSQLFNGSEIVVAGHLTDNNLDNFLVEVIAQGCEENFQVQGKASALDWGTIYPDEEYIFGDFTERLWAYLTIQQLLEKSKSGSQDEKSNATAKALDMSLRYSFVTPLTSMVVTKPEDEDKPDSTLIANKLTEEERQQAERTGHYSTSSTPSYHFTSAAPTYLVDGDPHFIIELPDRDDALCFNINDQPGTIFNLVKDPKSGVLVNGQIIGDKQIPPDGKINTYFWRFGIIQQRLGVRLEVSTKSILVLQDGKRVRLQWSNTTTLKRDNMDLLLTKDRSLTVTLKDSVKFVVLLHKVWKNHPYHQDYLGFYTLDTHLLSPSVHGLLGQFYHGIEYEVTNVHPGEVPEKPDATMYVKGQELNVTRGWQRDFRRDVKNGENVPCWFIHNNGTGLIDGDASDYIVSGLFKTF